GGCGTTTCTCGGGGTGCTGACCGTGCTGAAGGTCCTCGACATGGGGTTCTTCGAGGTCCTGGCCCGGCCTTTCAACATTATTTTTGACTGGGGCTTCTTCGGGAACGGCTTCGACTTCATCGAAGGCTCGTACGGGCGGGCCTCGGCGATCGGGGCGACGGTCGGCATCGTGGTGGCCCTGCTTGCGGTGGTGACGCTGATGACGCTCGCCGTCCGCCGGTTGTCGACGACGCTGGTGGACGCCGAGCCGCACGCGACGAGGCTGGTTGCCGCGCTCACCGTGGTCTGGTTCGTGTGCGCCGGCTTCGGCTACAGCGTCCAGGGGTTGCCGCGGACCAGCAACGTCACCGCTCCGTTCGCCTACAACACGATGAAGAACGTGCCCGCGGCGCTGCTCGACCGGCAGCGGTTCGCGAAGCAGCTCGAGCAGGACGCGTTCCGCGACACCCCGAGCAGCCAGCTGCTGTCGGCCCTGAGCGGCAAGGATGTCGTGTTCACGTTCATCGAGAGCTACGGGCGCAGCGCGGTCGAGGACCCCAGGTACGCGCCGCAGGTCGACGCGTTGCTGGACGAGGGGTCGCAGCAGCTGAAGGCGGCGGGGCTGACCGCCCGCAGCGCGTTCCTCACGGCCCCGACGACGGGCGGCGGTAGCTGGCTGGCGCACTCCACGCTCTACTCCGGCCTCTGGATCAACAACGAGGCCCGGTACCGCAGCCTGGTGAAGAGCGACCGGATGACGCTGACCGGCGCGTTCAAGCGGGCCGACTGGCGCGCGGTCGGCGTGATGCCCGGGTTGACCGGCTACTGGCCGGAGGGCGAGTTCTTCGGCTACGACACGATCTACGACTCCCGCAACCTCGGCTTCCAGGGCCCGAAGTACCAGTGGTCGGCGATCCCGGACCAGTACATCCTGTCGAAGCTGCAGCGGGAGGAGCTGTCGAAGCCGGGGCACGCGCCGGTGGTGGCCGAGGTCGAGGGGACGTCCAGCCACGCGCCGTGGTCGTACGTGCCGAAGCTCACCGACTGGGACCAGGTCGGGGACGGCAAGGCGACGGCGGGTCCGCGGCCGAGCTTCTCGCAGAAGAACCCGTCCCAGGTGCGGACGCAGTACCGGAAGACGATCGAGTACTCCCTCTCGACGGTGATCTCGTACGCCCAGAAGTACGTCGGCGACGACACCGTGCTGGTGTTCCTCGGCGACCACCAGCCGATTCCGCTGGTCACCGGGCAGAACGCGAGCTGGGACGTGCCGGTGACGATCGTCGCGAAGGATCCGAAGGTGTTCGACCGGATCACGTCCTGGGGCTGGCAGGACGGGGTGAACCCGGCGCCGGACGCTCCGGTCTGGAAGATGGACGCGTTCCGCGACAAGTTCCTGACCGCGTTCAGCGGCTGAGTCCGCGGGGCCGCGTGCTGCGGCTCAGCCGCCGGACCGGGTTCGGCGGCTGAGCCGCTGGCCCGCCGGGGGCCGCGGCCGGCCGCCGGGCGCGGACATCACACGGCCGGCCGCCGGCCGCCGGGCGCGGGCGGGCGCGGCGGCCCGCGTCAGGTGAAGTACCGGCTGAGGCGGGTGGCGAACTCGGCGATCTCGGACGCCGAGCGCTCCGGCGCCACCAGCGGAGACTCCAGCCAGTCGACCTCGGACGGCGTTCCCCGGAACCGGGCGAACACGTGCTGGTGGAAGTGCGGGACCCGGCGGCCGACGATCGCGGTGAAGACGTGCTCGACCGGGAGTTCCGCGCGGAGCGCCCGAGCCGCCGCCCAGGCGGTGTGAGCGACGATCGCGACCTCGTCGGGCTCCATCGCGTCCCAGGACTCGACGTGGCGGCGGGTCTCGACGAACAGGTAACCGAGCGGGCCGTACCCGGTGGGGTCGGCCCCCCGGTGCGTGACGACCACGGACTCGTCAGCCCAGACCATCGGAGCGAGCAGCTCCCCCCGCCCGGCGTGCTTCTCGCAGATCAGGCACTCGTCTGCCATCCGCCGACGGTACGCCGATCAGCCGAGGCTTTCATCCTGTGCCGACCGCCTAGAGCAGCGGGCCCGCGTGACCGGCCAGGCAGCGCCACTCACCCGCCTCGCGCACCCAGGTCTGGGTCACCGGCATCCGGAACGAGCGGGAAGCGCCGTCCACCTCGACCTGGTCAGTGACGACGCAGGTCACCAGGCCGGTATCACCCAGCACCACGACCTCGGTGCGGTCGACCAGCTGCTGCCGCCAGACCAGGTCACCGGCGGTGTTCGACCGGACGTACGCGGCGCGGTCGAACACCTCACCGCGGTGCGACGTCCACCGGAACCGTGGATGCAACACCGCCTCCAACGCGGATGCCCGGCCCGAGGCCAGCGCCTGGGCTCGCCGCTCGACTGCTGCCCGCAGGGCGTCTTCGTCGGTCACCCGCCCAGTCTCCCGGAACACCGCGATCACGGATGGTGTTGCTCTCAGCGGGTATCAAGGAGGAGGCCCTGATCATCGGAGGTGTCTTTATGGCTCGCACCGCAAGTGGGTCCCTGCGACGTAAGACTCGGCTCGCCGCCGCCGCCAAGGTGGCGCGGGAAGCATCCCGGCCGGGCTCGCCGTCGATCGCGGCCCGCCTCGGCGCGATCCCGCGCATGATCGCGGCGTCGGCGTCCGGCCGGTACCCGGGCCTGTCGCGGCTCAAGCTGGCGTTCCTCGGTGTCGGCGTCGCGTACGTCGTCTCGCCGATCGACGCGCTGCCCGAGGCGTTCATGTTCCTGTTCGGCCTGGCCGACGACGTCGCGGTCGCGGTCTACCTGGCGGGCGCGCTGTTCGCCGAGACCGACCAGTTCCTGGAGTGGGAGCGCACGGTCGCGCCGCCGACGATCAACGGGCAGGCGTACTGATCGTCACCTGCTCGAAGACGCGAGCGATTTGCGGGCGGTCGGCGGCGCAGGTCAGTACGGCCGGCTCCGACCAGCCCGCCCGGACGGTCACGGTGGCGCCGTCCAGCCGTACCCGGGTCGTGCGGTCGTCCAGTCGCTCGACGCCGAGCGGCGTGAGCGCGTCGAGCGAGTCGTCGCCGGTGGCGAGGCGGGCGTAGTGCTGGGCGGCCTGCACCGCCGGAGGGAACGCCGAGCGGCCGCGGAGGTACGGGGGAACCACCCGGCCTGCGCGGTACGCTTCGGCAACCGCTAGGGCCGAGTTCGGGTCCAGCGTCCCGTAGTACAGGCCGTGCGGCAGCAGGACGAGGTTCGCCGAGAAGCGGTCGCCGCCGACGTGCGAGCACTCCCACGTACTGCCCCGACGGGCGGCGTCCAGGGCCGCGGCGACCGGGCGTCCCTCCACCGCACAGCACGTGTCGTGGCGGCCGTGGGCGCACACCAGGTGCACCGGTTCCCGCGACGGCGGTCCGGTCGGCTCGAGCGGGACGTCGAGCAGCTCGCGCTCCTCGAAGAACGTGCCCCACCAGACACCCTCGCGACCCGGCCGAGCGTCGACCACGGCGTAGGCCCGGGACTCCGGTTGCCCAGGAACGACGCCCCCGGAACCGAAGGCCCGGCGGGCGCGCCCCGGGCGGCGGATCAGCACGGCGCGGACGCCGACCGCCGTGGAACGTTCGGCCACCCGCAGCAACTCCGGCGACGCGTCGAACGCCCGCCGCGGCCAGGGCCCGCCGTGCTCGATCAGCAGCCACCGCTCCCCCGGTGACGCGGTGCCGAATAGCTGGTCACCACGGGCCCGCGCGGTCACCGCACACCGCGGTTTCGGGACGGCAGCGGCCCGAGCAGGCACCGTCACCCGGCGTCCCCCGGATCGGTGCGCGGCAGAGCGTCCACAACAGAGGACGGGACGCAGACCGCCTCGCGCAGCAGGCGACGGACCAGCACCACCCGGTCGCCGGGATCCAGACCCGGCAGATCACCGACCCGCACCGGCGCACCGGACAGCAGGGTCTTCACCGCGGGCGCGGTCAGCGCCGGAAGCGTCAGCGTCCGGTCCGGCAGGCGCAGCACCACCGAGCCGTCCGGGAGATCCGAGGCAGCGCAGTGCAGGTGCCGCCGCAGCCGCACCACGGTCTGCTGGTCGAGCGCGGCCACGGCGGCGGCCTGGGCCAGCGGTGTGACGGGCTCCGGACGGCTCTGCGGACGGACGGCCGCCCGCAGCCGCGAAGCCACCACGGACGGATCAGCGGTGTGCAGCCACCCGGCGAGCGCGTCGACCACCGCGGTCAGCTCGGGCGCGAGCGCGGTCGGGTCGTCGAGGTCGATCCCGAGCGGAAGCGACTCGCGCAGCGTGGGAACGTCGGCCGCCAGCGCGGCGAGCACGTCGACGAGCGCGTGCCGGGTCACCGGGTGGACGCCGATGGTCAGGTGCACCGACGTCGCGCCGAGCGCCTGCGCCGAGTGCAGCCAGCCGCGCGGCAGGTAGAGCGCGTCACCGGGGCGGAGCACGGTGTCGATCACCGGTTCCTCGGACGCCCGCGCGGCGACCGCGTCCGAGCGCGCGTTCCACGGCTGAGAACGCAGCGGATGCTCCAGCACCGGCTCGTGGATCAGCCAGCGCTTCTCCCCGGCCACCTGGAGCACGAACACGTCGTGGACGTCGTAGTGCGCCGCGAACCCCTGGTTCTGCGGCGGCGTGACGTAGGCGTTGATCTGGACGGGATGGCCGAGGTCGGTGGCGAGCTGCTGTCCGAAGTCGACCAGCGGCGGCCACGTGCGGTGGAGCGCTTGAAGGACGATCGTCGCGCCGTCCACGAAAAGTTGCATGACGCGCTCGTCGACGACCTGGTCGGCGATCTCCGCCCCCGCACCTGCCTGGCCGGTGTAGCGGCTCGGGTCGATCACCGCCCCGTCCTTGGCCAGCCGGATGAACGGCGTCCGCAGGCCGCGCCGAGTGAGCAGGTCGTCGACGGCGTCCAAACCGAACAGGTCGGCGAACTCGCCACCGGTGCTCAACAGTGGACGCTGCGACCAGTGCTCCTCGGCGAACCGCTCGGTCGGGATCGAGACGCACCGCCGCAGCGCCGGACGACCGGCCGGAGAGCCGGTCGTCCGGAGCGGCAACACGGAATCAACTGTCACTGCGGCGCCGCACCGCTGTCGGCCGCACCACCGTCCGCGCCACCGTCGGCGCCTCCGTCGTGGGCACCGGGCGTACCGGCCGCACCCGCGTCCGCCGGACCCTCGGCACCACCGTCGGCGCCTCCGTCCGCGCCACCGTCGTGAACGCCGGGAGTGCCGGCGGCTCCCGCGTCCCCCGGGCCTTCGTTGCTGCCGGGGCCGGAGGTCGCGATGTCGTCGTCACTGAGCGCCATGAGGGGTTCCTCTCTCTGCGGGGGTCGAACGTGGTGGCGAATGCCCCCGCAGCGCGCGGATTACACCAACTACGCCGCAGGTACTTCCGGACGGGTCTCTAGCGGCACCGGAGGCTCGGCTTCGAGCTCCAGCAGCCAGCGCAGTGCGTGCTCAACGCCGTTCACGTAGTGCGGATCGGTACGGATCGGCATCAACGGGGACGCCGTACCCGCCAGCACCACGTCACAGCGCTGGATCTCGGCGATGATCGTGTCGCCGTCGGCGGGACCGGAATCCGGCCCCACCGGCGCGGCGTCCACCGCACCGGTCGCCCAGTCGAGCGCGGCCCCGGCGCCGCGCAGGAAACGACTGAACTCCGGACTGACGGGTGACTGTGTCTTGGTCGAGTACGCCGCGAGGGCCCGGCGTTCGTTCTTCACGAGGACGTGGTCCCGCATCAGGTTCCTTCTCCTTCATGGCAGCAGGCCGGAGGGCCCACCACTCGAGCTGACACCTGCCTACCCGTGAGCATGGTCGAATGAACGGCGGCAAGGTTTCGTATATGTCACATCCCTATCCGTACCGTTCAAGAGTCCCGATTCGTCCAGTCCGAGAGGCCCCCAGATAGCAACAGGCACACCCAGGCGTGGGTGGTGTATGACAAAACGGCACACTAGGAACGAAGACATCCGCGCCGCACGATCTGGAGGAGGTGCCCGATCCGCGCCCAGATCGAGTTGGAGCCCGTCGCCTGGAGCCCACGGCTGGCCCGGCGCTTCGTTGCCGACACGCTAGGCCCACGCGCTGACGTCGACCTGGTCGACGCGGCGGAACTGTTGGTCACCGAACTGGTCACCAACGCGGTGGTCCACGCCAGGTCGCGCGCCACCGTGCTGATCATCACCGGCCGTGACCGTTCGGACGTCCGGATCGAGGTCCACGACGAGGCCTACGAGCCACCCCGGCTGGGCGGCTTCGACCCCGACGCGCTGTCCGGCCGGGGGCTCGCCCTGGTCGACGCGATGTCCGACCGCTGGGGCGTCGAACCGGACGGCCCGTCGCGGTCGGGGAAGCGGATCTGGTTCGAACTCCGCGTCCGTACGCCCCAGCACAGCGTCGTGTGCTGAAGGTCTCACTTCTGGCAGGACGGGCACCAGAACAGGTTCCGGCCCTCGACGACCGCGGTCCGGACCGGTGTCCCGCAGATCCGGCACGGACGGTTCGCCCGGTGGTAGACGTAGCGGCCCGCGCCGCGGTCCTGCCGGCTGGGCAGCTCAGGGTCCCGCTCCGCGTCCTCCGGGCGCAGCGTCAGGATCCGGCCCACCCGCACGCCGTCGGTCATCAGCAGGACCAGGTCGTCCCAGACCGCGGTCCACTCCTCCACCGACACGTCACGCCCCGGCCGGTACGGGTCGATCCCGGCCCGGAACAGCGCCTCCGCCCGGTAGACGTTGCCGACCCCGGAGAGGACGTCCTGCCGCATCAGCAGCGCGCCGATCGACGTCCGGCTGCGGCCGATGCGTGCCCAGGCCCGATCGGGTTCGGCGTCCGCGCGCAGCGGGTCGGGGCCGAGCCGCGCCAGTAACGCGTCCCGGCCCGGGTCGTCGAGCACCTCGCACGCGGTCGGCCCGCGCAACTCGGCCCAGGCCGGCGTCTCCCCGCCGCCGGTCAGCAACAGCCGGATCTGCCCGCGAGGCGCGGGCGGTTCCCCTGCGCCGTCGACGAACGTCCCGTACAGGCCCAGGTGGACGTGGAGCCAGCGGTCACCGTAGTCGTGGAATAGGTGCTTGCCGTGGGCGTCGGTATCCCGCAGCACGAGCCCGTCCAGCGCCGCCGCACCCGCCTCGAAACGGCCCTGCGGGCTCGACGCACGCACCGGCGCGCCGACGAGCAGCTGCTTGTGCCGCTGGGCCAGCCGGTGGATCGTGTGTCCTTCGGGCACGTTTCTCCTCGGTGAGGGGTTGGCAGATGGCGGACGAGTCCTCCTCGCACCATCGTCACCGCGAACGGCGTCGACGCGACCGTCGTCCGGCCGACGTCGGCCCCGAGGCGCCCCGGCCGGAAGCGGCGAGCGAGGCCCGGGACGCCGACAAGGTGCTGCGTGGCCTCGTCGGCGCAGGGCCCTCGATGCTGAGCCTGGACGCGGCGATGCGCGCCCGCGACGCGTCCCGCCCCACCGACGAGGACCTGGCCGACGCGGAGCAGAACCTCACCATCGTCCGGCGCCAGTACGTCCCCACCGAGACACTGCCCCCCGGAATCCGTCCGGCGAACCGCCCTCAGGGCAGCGGCGGCAGCTGACCCGAGCGCTCGTACTCGGCCAGCAGACCGATCCGCCGGGCGTGCCGCTCCTCGCCGCTGAACTTCGTCTCCAGGAACGCGTCGACGATCGCGGTCGCTTCCTCCGCCGAGTGCATCCGCGCGCCGATGCCGACGACGTTCGCGTCGTTGTGCTGCCGGGTCAGCTGAGCGGTCTCGATGTTCCACGCGAGCGCGGCCCGGACGCCGGTGACCTTGTTCGCCGCGATCTGCTCACCGTTGCCGGACCCCCCGATCACCACACCGAGGCTGCCCGGGTCGGCGACCACGCGGGTGGCCGCGGCCAGGCAGAACGGCGGGTAGTCGTCCTCCGGGTCGTACTCGTGCGGCCCGATGTCGACGACCTCGTAGCCTGCCTCGGTGAGATGGCCGACCAGGTGCTGCTTCAGCTCGAATCCGGCGTGGTCGGAGCCCAGGTAGACGCGCATACCGGCATCCTCTCAGGAGAGCGAGACCGGGAACGCGATCGGGTCGAGCACGTCCTTGACCGCGATCGCCACCTGGTCCACGGCCGTGCGGGCCGCGTCGTAGACCCCTAGGCGCCGGAAGAAGCCGTGCGGCACCCCCAGGTACCGGGTGGTGACGACCGGGACGCCTGCGGCCGCGAGCGCCTCCCCGTAGGCCTCGGCGCCCTCCCGCAGCACGTCGAACTCCGCGGTGATGATGAGCGTCGGCGGCAACCCGGCCAGATCCTTGATCCGGGCCGGGGAGATGTCCTCGTTGTCCGGGTCGGCGCCGGCCAGCCAGGTGTTCCACGCCCAGTTCATCTCGGCGACCGAGAGCCCGTGCTCGATCCCGGTCTGCGGGTCGGGCCCCACCGGCGGCTCGGCGAACGGCTCGACCGGCGGGTAGATCAGCGCCTGGAAGTCGAATCCGGCGTGGGCGTCGCGGGCCCGGCGGGCGAGGATCGCGGCCAGCGTCCCACCGGCGGAGTCGCCGACCACCGCGGTCCGGGTGACGTCCAGCCCCAGCTCGTCGGCGTGGTCGCGGACCCAGGCCAGCGCGTGCACGGAGTCCTCGACCTGAGCCGGCCACGGGTACTCCGGCGCGAGCCGGTAGTCGATCGCCACCACCGCGCAGTGCGACCGGTGAGCCAGCCTGCGGCAGGCCGCGTCGTGCGTGATCAGGCTGTCCCCGACCCAGCCGCCGCCGTGCAGGTAGAACATGACCGGCGTACCGCGTCCGCCGCGCGGGTTGTAGAGCCGGATCGGCACCCCGTCGGCCTCCAGGTCCACGACGATCGGCACCGGTGCCGGCGGGCCGCCGAGCGCGGGCGCGTTGTCGTTCTCGGCCGCGCGTGCTGCGGCGATGTCCGCGAGGGTGGGCTCCGGCGCCGGGCCCGGCGGGATGGTTTCGCTGGCGAGGTCTGCAACAGCTTGTGGGTGCAGGTTCATCGCGACAACGCCTCCGGTTGAACATCGGGTGTAGAGATCGCGCCCAGGTCCTCGTGCACGTCCGCCAGGACGAGGCCGGTCCGCGCCTTCGGGGTGAACCATGTGCTCTTCCGCGGCATCGTGGCGCGGTCCAGGTTGACCTCGACGAAGTCCTCGACGGTCACCGGTGCGAGCAGGACGGCCAGCGCGGCACGGTCGGCGTCCACCTCGGCGGCGAGCCAGCCGGCCGGGTAGTCACCACCGATGTACGAGATCGCGGGGTGGTCGGGCGTGAGGCCCAGAACGTGCCGGATCAGCAGTTGCTCGACGACCGTGTGGTCGAGCCGGTCGACGGCGCTGCCGGCGGCCGGCGGGAGCGTCACCTCGTACGTCTGTCCGTCGGCGTAGAGCACAACGGTGCCGCGCGGCGGTGTGGCCGGGCGTCCGTCCACCGACCGCACACCAGCGCCCGAAGCCCGCAACCCGTCCAGGATCTCCGGCACCGGCATCGGCAGCTGCCGGAGCAGCCGCTGATAGGGCTGGATGCTCACCGACCCGGCCGGTGCCACGACCGCCAGGAAGCGGGTCAGGCCGGCCTGCTGCGCGGCCAGGCTGCGGTGGTTCCCGTCGGCGACGACCAGCTCCCCGGTATCGGCGGCCGCCAGCAGACGGTCGCGGTCCGGGCCCGGCCCGACCAGCCAGATCGCGTGCGTCAACCCGTGCTGATCGACGTCGGTCGCATCCGGTTCCCCCGATTCCGCGACGACGTCCGCGAGCGCTTCGTGCAGCGCGTCGCCGTCGGCCTGGACCAGCAGCACCGGGCTGGTGAGGGTGGCCAGCGTCTGGATCAGCGCGGTCCGCTCGGCGACCTTCGCCGCGAAGACCTCCTCGTTGCGGATCACCCGACCCGGGGCACCCGGCCCGGCGGCGATCTCCGCGGTGTCGACGAGGCAGAACATCCCGAGGAAGCGGTCACCGATCCGGTAGACGGCGATCGCGTCGGTGAACGCCGCAAGCTTTCCGGTGTCGACGAGGCTCGCCAGCCGCGCGGACGCGGCGGGCAGCGCGGCGGCGAAGTCGAGCCCGGCGGCGACCGCCTCCGGAGTGCGGTGCGGCATCTCCACCCCGAGCATCGAATCGGGGTTGGCGGCCACCAACGCCGTGATCTCGGCGTCGTCGGCGAACTCGTCGTAGTTCTGTGCGCCAGTTTCTCCGGTCGACGCCCATCCGACCGGTATGGGCTGTAGTGCACTCATTGCCCCCACGCTACCGCGCTGGTCAGCAGGGACTGGGTCGCGGGGGCGGCGCGTCGTGCGCACGGGCAACTCCTCCTCGATTGGCATGGGCGCGCCGTGCGCGGGGGATCGTGCGCTATGGCTTACCCCGACACATCCATGGCGCAACCTGGGGAGGATCCCGATGGGTGGCAGGACGACGTCGGTCGCACCGCGGACGGCACCAGTGCTCTACTCCGCCCGCACCGGGCAGGGCCTCCGGCAGATCATCGGCGACTTGATCGCGGTCGGGCTGGTGTGGTGGGCGGTCCGGCTGCAGGGCTGGGTGGACGAACAAGTCTCGAAGCTCGCCGCGCCCGGCGAGCAGCTGGCGTCGGCCGGCAACGGGTTCAGCGGTGGGTTGTCGAGCGCGGGCAGGCAGGTCGGGCGCATCCCCGGGGTCGGCGACGACCTGAAGGAGCCGTTCGATCGGGCCGCCGGGGCCGGTCAGCAGGTCGCCGAGGCCGGTCAGTCGCTGCACGACACGATCGAACGGACGGCGACGGTCCTGGGGCTCCTCGCGGCTGCGGTTCCGCTGATCGTCGTGCTCTGGTGGGTGCTGCGGCGGTCGCGGTGGGTCCGCGAGGCCACCGCGGCCCGGCGGTTGGTGCGCGGCGGCGCGGACGCGTCGTTCTTCGCGCTGCGGGCGCTGGCACACCAGCCGCTGACCGAGGTGATCCGAGTCGCTCGGCGCCTCGAGGTCGACCCCGGCGAGGCGTGGCGGTCCGGCCACACCGAGGCCGTCGAAGCCCTGGCCGCCCTAGAACTCAAGCGCCTCGGCGTCCGCTGAGCGTCCGCCATGCGCGGTTGCTCGTCGAGCGCCGCCAGGCGCGTTGCAGTTGCTTGCGACCTGGAGCCCGCTGAGAGCGTCGGGGACAGTCGAGCGAGCCGACGCCGTGACATGAGGGTGCCGTCATAAGGAGGCTCGCTCGCCTGTCATCCGTCGCTCTCAGCGGGCCGCCCACCTAGTCGAAGATCGGGCCTTGCGTGCGGGTGCGCTTGAGCTCGTAGAAGCCTGGCGTCGACGCCACGAGCACGGCGCCGTCCCAGAGGCGCGCCGCGGCCTCGCCCTTCGGGGCGGGCGTCACGACCGGACCGAAGAACGCGACGGTCTCCCCCTCCGGCCCCGGCACGTGGATCACCGGCGTACCGACGTCCATGCCGACCGGGTCCATGCCCGCGTGGTGGCTCTCCCGCAGCGCCTTGTCGTACTCGGTCGACGTCGCCGCCTCGGCAAGCGACTCCGGCAGCCCCACCTCACGCAGCGCGTCGACCAGCAGCGACGGGTCGTCGAGCTCGACCTTCTGCAGGTGGATCCGGTTTCCGAGCGCGGTGTACAGCGGCAGCACGACCTCGTTGCCGTGCGCCTGCTCAGCGGCGATGACGACCCGAACCGGCCCCCACGCCTTCTTCATCATCTCGTGGTACTGCTCCGGCAGCTCTTCCCGCCCCTCGTTGAGCACCGCCAGGCTCATCACGTGGAACTTCACGTCCAGCGGACGTACCTTCGCCGCCTCCAGCACCCACCGAGACGTCATCCATGCCCACGGGCACAGCGGGTCGAACCAGAAACCGACCGGCGTCTTCTGCTCGCTCATCAGTACCTCCCAGAGAAATGCGCTCGTTCGTGGCAGCAAGGCGCCCCGCCCGCGCATTCCCGACCCGAGTAATGTCCGATTGGGCCTGGTGAGACCTGCGTAAACACGCGTAGACCGCGGGGGCGGCTGTGGCCCCGGCAGCACATCGTCCGCGGCTGTCCCGCGTGGGAGACTGGTCGGCACGGCTCGAACAAGCCAGCGGAGGCTCGATCCTCCGCGAAAATCGGAGCGGCGAAGGAGTACCCGACAGTTGGCCGGTACCAATCTCACCCTCGGCGAAGCCAGGGAACGCGGAGATCTTCTCGACGTCGCGTCGTACCACATCACGCTCGACCTGACCGATGGCGCGGGTAAGCCGGGCACCGACACGTTCCGGTCGGTCACCGAGGTCAAGTTCAGCGCCAAGACGGCCGGTGCGAGCACGTTCATCGACCTGATCGCGGCGAACGTCCGGTCAGCGATGCTGAACGGCACCACGCTGGACGTGAGCGGCTACGACCCACAACAGGGCCTGATCCTCACCGGCCTGGAAAAAGACAACGTCCTCGTCGTCGACGCGGACTGCCGCTACATGAACACCGGCGAGGGCCTGCACCGGTTCGTCGACCCGGTCGACAACGAGGTGTACCTGTACTCCCAGTTCGAGACCGGGGACGCCAAGCGCGTCTACGCCTGCTTCGACCAGCCCGACCTCAAGGCGACGTTCACGCTCGACGTGACGGCCCCGGAGCACTGGGAGGTCGTCTCCAACAGCATCGCGGAGCGCTCCGGAACCCAGGTGCGGTTCGCCCCCACCCCCCGGATCTCCACGTACATCACCGCGCTGGTCGCCGGCCCGTACTACAAGGTCACCGACCTGCACGACGACATCCCGCTCGGCCTGTACTGCCGCCAGTCGCTGAAAGGGTTCCTCGACCCCGACGAGATCTTCGAGATCACCAAGCAGGGGTTCGACTTCTTCCACGAGCACTTCGGGGTGCGGTACCCGTTCGGCAAGTACGACCAGCTCATCGTCCCGGAGTTCAACGCGGGCGCGATGGAGAACGCCGGCTGCGTCACGATCACCGAGAGCTACATCTTCCGCGGCAAGGTCACCGACTACGTCCGGGAGAACCGGGCCAACACGATCCTGCACGAGATGGCCCACATGTGGTTCGGCGATCTCGTGACGATGCGCTGGTGGGACGACCTCTGGCTGAACGAGTCGTTCGCCGAGTGGGCAGCGCACTGGGCCGCGGCGGGTGGCACGCGCTTCACCGACTCGTGGGCGGCGTTCTGCACCGATCGCAAGGGCTGGGGCTACCGGCAGGACCAGCTGTCCTCCACCCACCCGATCGCCTGCGACATCCCCGACATGCAGGCCGTCGAGGTCAACTTCGACGGCATCACGTACGCCAAGGGCGCCAGCGTCCTCAAGCAGCTCGTGGCCTACGTCGGTGAGGACGACTTCGTCGCCGGCCTGCGGTCGTACTTCAAGGCGCACGCGTTCGGCAACACCACGCTCGCCGACCTGCTGACCGCGCTCACCGAGGCCAGCGGCCGCG
This Cryptosporangium aurantiacum DNA region includes the following protein-coding sequences:
- a CDS encoding HIT family protein, with translation MADECLICEKHAGRGELLAPMVWADESVVVTHRGADPTGYGPLGYLFVETRRHVESWDAMEPDEVAIVAHTAWAAARALRAELPVEHVFTAIVGRRVPHFHQHVFARFRGTPSEVDWLESPLVAPERSASEIAEFATRLSRYFT
- a CDS encoding nuclear transport factor 2 family protein, with the translated sequence MTDEDALRAAVERRAQALASGRASALEAVLHPRFRWTSHRGEVFDRAAYVRSNTAGDLVWRQQLVDRTEVVVLGDTGLVTCVVTDQVEVDGASRSFRMPVTQTWVREAGEWRCLAGHAGPLL
- a CDS encoding YkvA family protein yields the protein MARTASGSLRRKTRLAAAAKVAREASRPGSPSIAARLGAIPRMIAASASGRYPGLSRLKLAFLGVGVAYVVSPIDALPEAFMFLFGLADDVAVAVYLAGALFAETDQFLEWERTVAPPTINGQAY
- a CDS encoding sucrase ferredoxin, which produces MTVPARAAAVPKPRCAVTARARGDQLFGTASPGERWLLIEHGGPWPRRAFDASPELLRVAERSTAVGVRAVLIRRPGRARRAFGSGGVVPGQPESRAYAVVDARPGREGVWWGTFFEERELLDVPLEPTGPPSREPVHLVCAHGRHDTCCAVEGRPVAAALDAARRGSTWECSHVGGDRFSANLVLLPHGLYYGTLDPNSALAVAEAYRAGRVVPPYLRGRSAFPPAVQAAQHYARLATGDDSLDALTPLGVERLDDRTTRVRLDGATVTVRAGWSEPAVLTCAADRPQIARVFEQVTISTPAR
- a CDS encoding cupin domain-containing protein, whose product is MLPLRTTGSPAGRPALRRCVSIPTERFAEEHWSQRPLLSTGGEFADLFGLDAVDDLLTRRGLRTPFIRLAKDGAVIDPSRYTGQAGAGAEIADQVVDERVMQLFVDGATIVLQALHRTWPPLVDFGQQLATDLGHPVQINAYVTPPQNQGFAAHYDVHDVFVLQVAGEKRWLIHEPVLEHPLRSQPWNARSDAVAARASEEPVIDTVLRPGDALYLPRGWLHSAQALGATSVHLTIGVHPVTRHALVDVLAALAADVPTLRESLPLGIDLDDPTALAPELTAVVDALAGWLHTADPSVVASRLRAAVRPQSRPEPVTPLAQAAAVAALDQQTVVRLRRHLHCAASDLPDGSVVLRLPDRTLTLPALTAPAVKTLLSGAPVRVGDLPGLDPGDRVVLVRRLLREAVCVPSSVVDALPRTDPGDAG
- a CDS encoding ATP-binding protein, with amino-acid sequence MEPVAWSPRLARRFVADTLGPRADVDLVDAAELLVTELVTNAVVHARSRATVLIITGRDRSDVRIEVHDEAYEPPRLGGFDPDALSGRGLALVDAMSDRWGVEPDGPSRSGKRIWFELRVRTPQHSVVC
- a CDS encoding Fpg/Nei family DNA glycosylase; this encodes MPEGHTIHRLAQRHKQLLVGAPVRASSPQGRFEAGAAALDGLVLRDTDAHGKHLFHDYGDRWLHVHLGLYGTFVDGAGEPPAPRGQIRLLLTGGGETPAWAELRGPTACEVLDDPGRDALLARLGPDPLRADAEPDRAWARIGRSRTSIGALLMRQDVLSGVGNVYRAEALFRAGIDPYRPGRDVSVEEWTAVWDDLVLLMTDGVRVGRILTLRPEDAERDPELPSRQDRGAGRYVYHRANRPCRICGTPVRTAVVEGRNLFWCPSCQK
- a CDS encoding ribose-5-phosphate isomerase, which encodes MRVYLGSDHAGFELKQHLVGHLTEAGYEVVDIGPHEYDPEDDYPPFCLAAATRVVADPGSLGVVIGGSGNGEQIAANKVTGVRAALAWNIETAQLTRQHNDANVVGIGARMHSAEEATAIVDAFLETKFSGEERHARRIGLLAEYERSGQLPPLP
- a CDS encoding alpha/beta hydrolase, which produces MNLHPQAVADLASETIPPGPAPEPTLADIAAARAAENDNAPALGGPPAPVPIVVDLEADGVPIRLYNPRGGRGTPVMFYLHGGGWVGDSLITHDAACRRLAHRSHCAVVAIDYRLAPEYPWPAQVEDSVHALAWVRDHADELGLDVTRTAVVGDSAGGTLAAILARRARDAHAGFDFQALIYPPVEPFAEPPVGPDPQTGIEHGLSVAEMNWAWNTWLAGADPDNEDISPARIKDLAGLPPTLIITAEFDVLREGAEAYGEALAAAGVPVVTTRYLGVPHGFFRRLGVYDAARTAVDQVAIAVKDVLDPIAFPVSLS